A region from the Caldicellulosiruptor naganoensis genome encodes:
- a CDS encoding Asp23/Gls24 family envelope stress response protein, producing MKVYALVGPSGSGKSYKALIVAKMIGAEAIIDDGILVYNSKLIAGKSAKKEPTYLASIRRALFMEEEHANEVKEAIKSLSIKSILILATSKQMAQKIAQRLELGKIEKFIDIHEVSSEIEIKKAMTTRNKEGKHVVPVPTFEIKKDFSGLLIYPLRLFKRINLNDYIIAEKTIVRPTFSYFGEYTISENVLIAYIKNVLKKNPNIAKVLSIDFAMKNNLLYIKVEVILKFGCNIKSELEKIQEKIKEEIEYYTSINVEYIHLVAKGVQV from the coding sequence GTGAAGGTATATGCACTGGTTGGGCCAAGTGGGTCAGGGAAGAGTTACAAAGCCTTGATTGTTGCTAAAATGATTGGTGCAGAAGCGATTATCGATGATGGCATTTTGGTGTACAATTCAAAGCTTATAGCAGGGAAATCAGCCAAAAAAGAACCTACATATTTAGCCTCTATAAGGAGAGCTCTTTTTATGGAAGAGGAGCATGCAAATGAGGTAAAGGAAGCTATAAAGAGTCTTTCAATCAAAAGTATACTAATTTTGGCTACTTCAAAACAGATGGCACAAAAGATTGCCCAGCGTTTAGAACTTGGGAAAATAGAAAAATTTATTGATATTCATGAGGTTTCAAGTGAGATAGAAATTAAAAAAGCAATGACAACAAGGAACAAAGAGGGAAAGCATGTGGTGCCAGTACCTACATTCGAGATAAAAAAAGATTTTTCAGGGCTGTTGATATATCCTTTGAGACTTTTTAAAAGGATAAATCTCAACGACTACATTATTGCTGAAAAAACAATCGTAAGACCTACATTTAGTTACTTTGGTGAATACACAATTTCAGAGAATGTATTAATTGCCTATATAAAAAATGTTTTAAAGAAAAATCCAAATATAGCAAAAGTCTTATCAATAGATTTTGCTATGAAGAACAATCTTTTGTATATAAAAGTAGAAGTTATATTGAAATTTGGTTGTAATATTAAATCAGAACTTGAAAAGATTCAAGAAAAAATAAAAGAGGAAATAGAATATTATACATCCATAAATGTGGAATACATTCATCTTGTTGCAAAGGGTGTACAGGTTTAA
- the rplK gene encoding 50S ribosomal protein L11: MAKKVLTQIKLQIPAGKATPAPPVGPALGQHGVNIMQFCKEFNERTAKDAGLIIPVVITVYSDRSFTFITKTPPTSVLLKKAAGIESGSPKPNKQKVATLKRDVIRKIAEQKMPDLTAASLEAAMRTIEGTAKSMGIVVED, from the coding sequence ATGGCGAAGAAAGTTTTAACACAAATTAAGCTTCAGATTCCGGCAGGAAAAGCAACGCCAGCACCACCAGTTGGACCAGCATTAGGTCAGCATGGTGTTAATATTATGCAGTTTTGCAAAGAGTTTAATGAGAGAACAGCAAAGGATGCTGGGCTTATTATCCCAGTTGTTATAACAGTATATTCTGATAGGTCATTTACATTCATTACAAAAACTCCACCAACATCAGTTTTACTGAAAAAAGCTGCGGGAATTGAGAGTGGTTCACCAAAACCAAACAAGCAAAAGGTTGCTACTTTGAAAAGAGATGTAATCAGAAAGATTGCTGAACAAAAGATGCCAGACTTGACAGCTGCATCATTAGAAGCAGCAATGAGAACTATCGAAGGAACTGCGAAGAGCATGGGAATTGTTGTGGAAGACTAA
- a CDS encoding cation transporting ATPase C-terminal domain-containing protein, translating to MLFTSIFNLPITLLPTQILWVNLVTDGLPAAALSMSKGDDTFMRQKPRPRDESIFAGGLSKEIILRGFAIGFFASLSFYLPIMKGYDIKTARTVAFATLVLSQLIYSFECSTPKRNIFNLLHGSLYLLFSVTVSFVLFLLVIYIPQLGIVFEVSCLGFLEWMIIIICSLFPFLLHSIFAKNI from the coding sequence ATGCTTTTTACCTCCATTTTTAATCTACCAATTACACTTTTGCCAACGCAGATTTTATGGGTAAATCTTGTAACAGATGGTCTTCCCGCAGCAGCTCTTTCAATGTCAAAAGGTGATGATACTTTTATGAGACAAAAGCCAAGACCAAGAGATGAGAGCATTTTTGCAGGGGGACTGTCAAAAGAGATAATTTTAAGAGGTTTCGCAATTGGCTTTTTTGCAAGCCTTTCATTTTACCTTCCTATTATGAAAGGATATGATATAAAAACAGCAAGAACAGTAGCATTTGCAACTCTTGTTTTATCACAACTTATTTATTCATTTGAATGTTCAACCCCAAAAAGAAACATTTTCAACTTGCTGCATGGAAGTTTATATCTACTATTTAGTGTAACTGTATCATTTGTATTATTTTTACTGGTAATTTACATACCACAGCTGGGTATAGTATTTGAAGTAAGTTGCTTGGGATTTCTGGAGTGGATGATTATCATAATTTGTTCATTATTTCCTTTTCTGCTTCATTCTATATTTGCAAAAAATATCTAA
- a CDS encoding cation-translocating P-type ATPase, translating into MITKLLEFHERGLLSEKAKKNIERFGLNEIKVEKRKSTFSIFLDQFKGILVVILALSTAMSFLLGEFLNAGVIFSLIILNGILGFVQEFRAEKAIESLKNYISYKAKVVRDGNIEEIETKFVTVNDIVIIEEGDKIPADGILLRSFSLAVNESILTGESLPVEKDEKNENRLYMGTYVIKGKGIMKGTSIGLETKMGKIAKAQAEIEEYKTPLQKKLSQLGKQLALVCLSICAVIVVLGILRKQNIYDMFMVGISLAVAAIPEGLPAVVTITLAVGVQRMARKNALIRKLSAVETLGCVNIICSDKTGTLTENKITVKRIETIDMSIEVEGTGYDLKGRILLNGRIVKNQVLDYLVMCAINCNNAEFSNYKDKQYKVSGDPTEIALLVLAKKYRETLNKGERRLEIPFDSQRKYMGVFVKYENAKILFVKGAFEKLIEKRRFYMCEDGTIRQLGYNEKRVITKKNELLCMSSMRVLLLCMKFESSTVDNMILLGLVGMIDPPKKGVKLAIEKAKKAGVKTIMITGDHKLTAFSIAKDLSIVSSFDEVVDGEELEKDEKILEKKIDKITVFARVDPLHKLKIVRLLKKKGNIVAMTGDGVNDAPAVKEADIGIAMGLSGSDVTREAASMILLDDNYTTIVHAIEEGRLIYSNIRKFIKIPPCLQHWRGSDNAFYLHF; encoded by the coding sequence ATGATAACTAAACTTCTTGAATTTCATGAAAGAGGGCTTTTGTCTGAAAAAGCAAAAAAGAATATTGAAAGATTTGGACTAAATGAAATAAAAGTCGAAAAGAGGAAAAGTACGTTTTCGATTTTTTTGGACCAGTTTAAAGGCATTTTGGTCGTAATATTAGCACTTTCTACAGCAATGTCATTTTTGCTTGGTGAGTTTTTGAATGCTGGCGTCATCTTTTCTTTGATAATCCTAAATGGGATATTAGGGTTTGTGCAAGAGTTTAGAGCCGAAAAGGCTATAGAATCACTAAAAAACTACATCTCATATAAAGCAAAAGTAGTAAGAGATGGTAATATAGAGGAAATAGAAACCAAATTCGTAACAGTAAATGACATAGTTATTATTGAAGAAGGTGACAAAATTCCGGCAGATGGTATTTTATTAAGATCTTTTTCCTTAGCAGTGAATGAATCAATTTTAACTGGTGAATCGCTGCCAGTTGAAAAGGATGAAAAAAATGAAAATAGGCTGTATATGGGTACTTATGTTATAAAAGGAAAAGGTATAATGAAAGGAACATCAATTGGGCTTGAAACGAAAATGGGTAAAATTGCCAAAGCCCAGGCTGAGATTGAAGAGTATAAAACACCTCTTCAAAAAAAGCTTAGCCAGCTTGGCAAACAACTTGCCTTAGTTTGTCTTAGCATATGTGCTGTTATCGTCGTATTAGGAATTTTAAGAAAGCAAAACATCTATGATATGTTCATGGTAGGAATTTCTTTAGCAGTTGCAGCAATTCCTGAGGGTCTTCCTGCTGTGGTGACAATAACCTTGGCAGTAGGAGTTCAAAGAATGGCAAGGAAAAATGCGCTTATAAGAAAGCTTTCAGCGGTTGAAACATTGGGTTGTGTAAACATTATCTGTTCAGACAAGACAGGAACTCTGACTGAAAATAAGATAACTGTTAAAAGAATAGAAACCATTGACATGAGTATTGAAGTCGAAGGAACGGGGTATGATTTAAAAGGAAGAATATTGTTAAATGGGCGAATTGTGAAAAATCAAGTACTTGATTATTTGGTTATGTGTGCAATCAACTGTAATAATGCTGAATTTAGTAACTATAAAGACAAACAATATAAAGTTTCAGGCGATCCAACTGAAATAGCTCTTTTAGTTCTTGCCAAAAAATATCGCGAAACATTAAACAAAGGTGAAAGAAGATTAGAAATTCCATTTGATTCTCAAAGAAAGTATATGGGAGTTTTTGTGAAATACGAAAATGCTAAAATTCTTTTTGTAAAAGGTGCGTTTGAAAAACTAATTGAAAAGCGCAGGTTCTATATGTGCGAGGATGGCACTATAAGGCAGCTTGGTTATAATGAAAAGAGAGTTATTACAAAAAAGAACGAGTTGTTGTGTATGTCCTCTATGAGGGTTTTACTTTTGTGTATGAAATTTGAATCGAGTACTGTTGACAACATGATATTATTAGGACTTGTGGGGATGATAGACCCTCCGAAAAAAGGAGTTAAATTGGCAATTGAAAAGGCAAAAAAAGCAGGAGTCAAGACTATTATGATAACAGGCGACCACAAACTGACAGCATTTTCAATTGCAAAAGATTTGAGCATTGTTTCTTCATTTGACGAAGTGGTAGATGGTGAAGAACTTGAGAAAGACGAAAAGATATTAGAAAAGAAGATTGACAAGATTACGGTATTTGCGAGAGTTGATCCTTTGCACAAATTAAAGATTGTGAGACTTCTCAAGAAAAAAGGGAACATTGTTGCAATGACAGGTGATGGAGTAAATGATGCCCCGGCAGTAAAGGAAGCTGATATAGGAATTGCAATGGGACTTAGCGGAAGTGATGTTACCAGAGAGGCTGCTTCAATGATTTTGCTCGATGATAATTACACTACTATTGTTCATGCAATTGAGGAAGGGAGACTTATTTACAGCAATATTAGAAAATTTATAAAAATACCTCCTTGCTTGCAACATTGGAGAGGTTCTGATAATGCTTTTTACCTCCATTTTTAA
- a CDS encoding FAD-dependent oxidoreductase produces MKIVIIGGVAAGASAATKARRTNENAEIILFEQGEYVSFANCGLPYYVGGTIPKRESLLVVREELFRKRYNIDVRLLSQVIKINRDRKTVTVLDKKNNTTYEENYDKLIIATGARPFVLPFLKDCENSYTCFTLYDVDRIKEDLANKHVKKAVVIGAGYIGMELTEQLCEIGLECTIVELKDSILPQFDKEMTNLILDTLKTKGIEVKTGVSVIDVKIENGIAKKLVLSNGEEIECDAVFQTAGVIPNVELAKEAGLEVNRGIVVNSKMQTSDPDIYAAGDAVEVKSIITGKNVWIPLAGPANKQGRVAGCNAAGGNLEFKGVVGSSIIKVFDWALAKVGLSENECKSLGLDYNVTIVHPLHHAGYYPGGKQLTIKLMFDNKTGRIYGAEIVGKDGVDKRADVIATAIYAGLTVFDLENLDLVYAPPFSSAKDPVIMAGMTAANIVRGEVKNVLPDKVYDLLDNKEYFILDIRTPEEYEFGHIKGAVNIPVDELRGRINELPKDKKIIAYCGVGFRSYHSCLILKANGFDCLNMSGGWTSWRMYYPDSVE; encoded by the coding sequence ATGAAGATTGTGATAATTGGAGGCGTTGCAGCTGGAGCATCTGCTGCTACAAAGGCGCGCCGAACTAATGAAAATGCTGAGATTATTCTCTTTGAACAAGGAGAATATGTGTCTTTTGCAAACTGTGGACTTCCTTATTATGTTGGAGGAACAATTCCAAAAAGAGAAAGTCTACTGGTGGTAAGAGAAGAACTCTTCAGAAAGCGATATAATATTGATGTGAGATTGTTGTCTCAAGTAATAAAAATTAACCGAGACAGAAAAACAGTTACAGTTTTAGATAAAAAAAATAATACAACTTATGAAGAAAACTATGACAAACTGATTATAGCAACTGGTGCAAGGCCTTTTGTTTTGCCGTTTTTAAAGGATTGTGAAAACTCTTATACCTGCTTTACGCTCTATGATGTAGATAGAATTAAAGAAGATCTCGCAAACAAGCATGTCAAGAAGGCTGTTGTAATTGGAGCAGGATATATTGGTATGGAACTTACTGAACAGTTATGTGAGATAGGGCTTGAATGTACAATTGTAGAGTTAAAAGACTCAATCTTGCCACAGTTTGACAAAGAGATGACAAACCTAATTTTGGATACACTGAAGACCAAGGGAATTGAAGTTAAAACTGGGGTTTCTGTAATTGATGTTAAAATTGAAAATGGTATTGCAAAGAAATTGGTACTTTCAAATGGTGAAGAGATTGAATGCGATGCAGTATTTCAAACAGCTGGTGTAATTCCAAATGTGGAACTTGCAAAAGAGGCAGGGCTTGAAGTAAACAGGGGTATTGTTGTTAACAGCAAAATGCAAACATCTGATCCTGACATATATGCAGCAGGAGATGCAGTTGAAGTCAAAAGCATTATAACAGGCAAAAATGTATGGATACCACTTGCAGGTCCTGCTAACAAGCAAGGAAGAGTTGCGGGGTGTAATGCAGCAGGTGGTAATTTGGAATTCAAGGGTGTTGTAGGTAGCTCTATTATCAAGGTGTTTGATTGGGCTTTGGCGAAAGTAGGGCTCAGCGAAAATGAATGTAAATCACTTGGGCTTGACTACAATGTGACAATTGTTCATCCTCTTCACCATGCAGGGTACTATCCAGGTGGCAAACAGCTAACTATAAAGCTTATGTTTGATAACAAAACTGGCAGAATTTACGGTGCAGAGATTGTTGGGAAAGATGGAGTGGACAAGCGCGCAGATGTAATTGCAACTGCTATATATGCAGGGCTTACAGTATTTGATTTAGAAAATCTTGACCTTGTATATGCACCGCCTTTCTCTTCAGCAAAAGACCCTGTTATAATGGCAGGTATGACAGCTGCAAATATCGTAAGAGGCGAGGTTAAGAATGTCTTACCTGATAAAGTATATGACCTTCTTGATAACAAAGAATATTTTATACTTGATATCAGAACTCCAGAAGAGTATGAATTTGGGCACATTAAAGGTGCAGTGAATATTCCAGTTGATGAGCTAAGAGGAAGGATAAATGAGCTTCCGAAAGACAAAAAGATAATTGCTTACTGTGGAGTTGGTTTTAGGTCATACCATTCATGTTTGATTTTGAAGGCAAATGGATTTGACTGTTTGAATATGAGTGGTGGCTGGACTTCGTGGAGAATGTACTATCCTGATTCGGTGGAATAA
- the ispD gene encoding 2-C-methyl-D-erythritol 4-phosphate cytidylyltransferase: MTTFAIVCAAGSGKRFGGKTPKQFLFLKDKMIIEYSLSVFEASPFIDGVVILIPDGYKEIGNLLKEKYKKILFWNYGEDERAKTVKKGLDLIKGMCDFVAIHDAARPFINLQLIEKLVLEVKDSLAVAPAVSAKDTVKYVTDGYIQNTIPRENVYLVQTPQVFKFDLIYAAYEKFKDVCFTDDLQYVEAIGVKPKIVESTGLNFKITTQEDMIFAKAIAEQLLK, translated from the coding sequence ATGACTACATTTGCTATTGTATGTGCTGCAGGTAGTGGCAAGAGGTTTGGGGGCAAGACCCCCAAACAATTTTTATTTTTAAAAGATAAGATGATAATTGAATATTCACTTTCTGTTTTTGAAGCCTCACCTTTTATAGACGGTGTTGTAATTTTAATTCCAGACGGTTATAAAGAAATTGGGAATCTACTTAAAGAAAAGTACAAAAAGATTCTTTTTTGGAATTATGGAGAAGATGAAAGAGCAAAGACGGTGAAAAAAGGTCTTGATCTTATAAAAGGTATGTGTGACTTTGTGGCTATACACGATGCTGCCCGACCTTTCATTAACTTGCAACTAATAGAAAAGTTGGTTTTAGAAGTAAAAGATAGTCTTGCAGTTGCACCAGCTGTGTCAGCAAAAGATACTGTAAAGTATGTTACTGATGGATATATTCAAAATACTATTCCAAGGGAGAATGTTTACTTAGTCCAGACTCCGCAGGTTTTCAAGTTTGATTTGATTTACGCAGCATATGAAAAATTTAAAGATGTTTGTTTTACTGATGATTTGCAATATGTGGAGGCAATTGGGGTAAAGCCTAAGATAGTCGAGAGTACCGGCTTGAATTTTAAGATTACTACACAAGAAGATATGATTTTTGCAAAGGCAATTGCTGAACAACTTTTAAAATAG
- the rplJ gene encoding 50S ribosomal protein L10, whose translation MPKSRQLKEQLLAEYKEKLSKAKAGVIVCNHGITSEQDIALRKKFREAGIEYKVVKKTLFTFAVRENNLSELEQFFEGPIAVAFSYDDPVKVAKVLKESAKDLEKLEIRGGFIEGKIISAKEVEALSKLPSKEELVAKMLGGLNAPMSGLVYVLSGTIRKLVLALDAIAKKQSA comes from the coding sequence TTGCCAAAATCAAGGCAATTGAAAGAGCAGCTTCTGGCTGAGTACAAAGAAAAGCTTTCGAAAGCAAAAGCAGGTGTCATTGTGTGCAATCATGGAATTACAAGCGAACAGGATATTGCTTTGAGAAAAAAGTTTAGAGAAGCTGGAATAGAGTACAAAGTAGTAAAGAAGACGCTCTTTACGTTTGCAGTTAGGGAGAATAATTTGTCAGAGCTTGAGCAATTTTTTGAAGGACCAATTGCTGTTGCATTTTCTTATGATGATCCTGTAAAAGTGGCAAAAGTTTTAAAAGAGAGTGCAAAAGACCTTGAAAAGTTAGAAATTAGAGGCGGGTTTATTGAAGGCAAGATTATTTCTGCAAAAGAGGTTGAGGCACTTTCAAAACTTCCATCAAAAGAAGAACTGGTTGCAAAGATGCTTGGTGGCTTGAATGCTCCTATGTCTGGGCTTGTTTATGTACTCTCTGGTACTATTCGAAAGCTTGTTCTGGCACTCGATGCTATTGCTAAAAAGCAGAGTGCTTAA
- a CDS encoding DUF6062 family protein yields MADEKIYMIPVNDAFSVDCECAFCYLENNFEKQCLEIVLGESVMEVDSRVETNKKGFCSRHFHMLLEQKNKLPYGLMLETHLYEIKTNFEKILSSHFISSNSQKKEGFLKRILNNKTSKENLLKDLLKFFENTNSQCVICERINARMKNYFDVFFFMWKTKKDFQQKVLSSKGFCLYHLCDLLKFSQNHLHSRDLDHFVEKICKIELDAISRLYQNICEFNKQFDYRNANNVIPHEVRNSLINAIEKLGKYK; encoded by the coding sequence ATGGCTGATGAAAAGATATACATGATTCCTGTAAATGATGCATTCTCGGTTGATTGTGAATGTGCATTTTGTTATCTCGAAAACAACTTTGAAAAACAGTGTTTAGAAATTGTGCTCGGTGAGAGTGTAATGGAAGTCGACTCTCGTGTGGAAACAAACAAAAAAGGTTTTTGCTCAAGACACTTTCATATGTTACTTGAGCAAAAAAATAAACTTCCTTATGGTCTCATGTTAGAAACCCACCTTTACGAAATAAAAACCAATTTTGAAAAGATTCTTTCTTCGCATTTTATATCTTCAAATTCTCAAAAAAAAGAAGGGTTTCTAAAACGAATATTGAACAATAAGACATCTAAAGAAAATCTTCTAAAGGACCTGCTTAAGTTTTTCGAAAATACGAACTCTCAGTGCGTTATCTGTGAAAGAATTAATGCAAGAATGAAAAATTATTTTGACGTATTCTTTTTTATGTGGAAAACAAAAAAGGATTTTCAACAGAAAGTTCTCAGTTCAAAAGGGTTTTGTCTTTACCACTTATGCGACTTACTTAAGTTTTCTCAAAACCACCTACACTCAAGAGATCTTGATCACTTTGTTGAAAAGATTTGTAAGATTGAACTTGACGCAATCTCGCGCCTTTACCAAAACATTTGTGAATTTAACAAACAGTTTGATTACAGAAATGCAAATAATGTAATTCCTCATGAAGTTAGAAATTCTCTCATAAACGCAATTGAAAAATTGGGAAAGTATAAATGA
- the rplA gene encoding 50S ribosomal protein L1 has product MFRGKKYQEAAKLVDKTKLYDPEEAIDLALKTSYAKFDETVEVHVRLNVDPRHADQQVRGTVVLPNGTGKSVRVLVFAKGDKAKEAEEAGADYVGAEELVAKIQNEGWTDFDVCIATPDMMASVGRLGKILGPKGLMPNPKSGTVTMDIAKAVKEAKAGRIEFRIDKTGIIHCPVGKVSFGKEKLLENYRTLMDAIIKARPPAAKGQFIRSITVATTMGPGIKINPLKPM; this is encoded by the coding sequence ATGTTCAGAGGCAAAAAATATCAAGAAGCAGCAAAACTTGTTGACAAAACGAAGTTATATGATCCAGAAGAAGCTATTGATTTAGCTTTAAAAACATCTTATGCTAAATTTGACGAAACAGTAGAAGTGCATGTAAGACTCAACGTTGACCCAAGACATGCAGACCAGCAAGTAAGAGGTACGGTTGTTCTTCCAAATGGAACAGGTAAAAGTGTAAGAGTACTTGTATTTGCAAAAGGTGACAAGGCAAAAGAAGCCGAAGAAGCTGGTGCTGATTATGTAGGAGCAGAAGAACTTGTTGCAAAGATTCAAAATGAAGGTTGGACAGACTTTGACGTATGTATCGCAACACCTGATATGATGGCTTCAGTCGGAAGGCTTGGTAAAATATTGGGTCCAAAAGGTCTTATGCCAAACCCAAAATCAGGAACAGTAACAATGGATATTGCAAAGGCTGTAAAAGAAGCAAAAGCTGGTAGAATAGAGTTTAGAATTGACAAGACGGGTATAATTCATTGCCCAGTTGGAAAGGTTTCATTTGGTAAGGAAAAGCTTCTTGAGAACTACAGAACACTTATGGATGCGATAATCAAAGCAAGACCACCTGCAGCGAAGGGACAGTTTATAAGAAGTATTACTGTTGCAACTACAATGGGCCCAGGAATAAAGATTAATCCATTAAAACCAATGTAA
- the rplL gene encoding 50S ribosomal protein L7/L12, whose protein sequence is MASEKVQKLIEEIKTLTVLELSEMVKALEEEFGVTAAAPVAVAAAPVAGAQAAAPAAEEKTEFNVILADPGADKIKVIKVVREITGLGLKEAKDLVDGAPKPIKENVSKDEAEQIKKKLEEVGAKVELK, encoded by the coding sequence ATGGCAAGCGAAAAGGTTCAAAAATTAATTGAAGAGATTAAAACACTGACAGTTTTAGAACTTTCTGAAATGGTAAAAGCATTAGAAGAAGAATTTGGTGTTACAGCAGCAGCTCCAGTTGCTGTTGCAGCAGCTCCAGTTGCAGGTGCTCAGGCAGCAGCTCCAGCAGCTGAGGAGAAGACAGAGTTTAATGTTATCTTGGCAGATCCTGGCGCTGACAAGATTAAAGTTATCAAAGTTGTAAGAGAGATTACTGGTCTTGGTCTTAAAGAAGCAAAGGACCTTGTGGATGGTGCTCCGAAGCCAATTAAGGAAAATGTTTCAAAAGACGAAGCTGAGCAGATTAAGAAGAAGTTAGAAGAAGTTGGTGCAAAAGTTGAGCTCAAGTAA